Genomic segment of Salvelinus alpinus chromosome 23, SLU_Salpinus.1, whole genome shotgun sequence:
gatgcaatttctattgcactccacactgccctttcccacctggacaaaaggaacacctatgtgagaatgccattcattgactacagctcagcattcaacaccatagtgccctcactaagctaaggacccagagagtaaacaactccctctgcaactggattcctGATGGCCtgccaccaggtggtaagggtaggtaacaacacatccaccaaatatgatcctcaacacgggggcccctcaggggtgcgtgctcagtcccctcctgtactccctgttcactcatgactgcacggcaaggcacaactccaacaccttcattaagtttgccgatgacacaacagtggtaggcctgatcacagacaacgatgagacagcctatagggaggaggtcagagacctgactgtgtggtgcaaggacaacaacctctccctcaatatgatcaagacaaaggacatGATTGTGGACTACGGGAAATGGAGGACCAGGCACGctaccattctcatcgacggggctgtagtggagcaggttgagagcttcaagttccttggcgtccacatcaccaacaaactaacatggtccaagcacacaaagacagtcgtgaaaagggaTTGACAAAACCTATTcgacctcaggagactgaaaagatttggcatgggtcctcagatcctcaaaaggtttaacagctgcaccatcgagagcattctgatgggttgcatcactacctggtatggcaactgctcggcctccgaccgcaaggcactacagagggtggtgcatacagctcagtacatcaccggggccaagcttcctaccatctaATGACCTCTATACtaagcagtgtcagaggaagtccctaaaaattgtcaaagactccagacaccctagtcatagactgttctctctcctactgcacggcaagcggtactggagcaccaagtctaggtccaagaggattctaaacagattctacccccaagccataagactcctgaacagctaatcaaatagctacccagactatttgcacctccccacactgctgctactctctgttgtcatctatgcatagccactttaataaccctacctgcatgtacataattacctcaactacATCGACCGGTGCCgtcgcacattgacacattgattctgaactggtacccctgtatatagcccccatattgttatttactgctgctctttaattatttgtttttcttatctcttactttttaaaacatttttgggggggtattttctttaaactgcattgttggttattggcttgtaagtaagcatttcactgtaaggtcataTACAAttgaatttgttttgatttgCATTTATAAATCATTCGTCACATAACAATCGTAAACAAGTATCATTCTTTTAAGTTGTTGAAATGGTTCATACAAATATGCAATATGTTTCAAATAACTGTGTTGTTGATTTTAATGATAAACTCaataagtgtcacgccctgaccttagagatcctttttatgtctctattttggttggtcagggcgtgagttggggtgggcattctatgttttgttctgcatgttgtatttctatgtgtttggcctggtatggttcccaatcagaggcagctgtcaatcgttgtctctgattgagaaccatacttaggtagcctgttcccacctgtgtttgtgggtagttgttttctgttttgtgtattgcaccttgcagaactgttcgtttgtcgttttgttgttttttgttcaagtattcgtatttattaaaagtatgatgaatacttaccacactgcaccttggtcttctccttctcccgacaacgttcgttacagaactacccaccaccaaaggaccaagcagcgtggaagaaTGGAcccctggacatgggaggaaatattggacggcaagggaccctgggcacagccgggagagtatcgccaTCCGaaagaagagctggaggcagctagagtgGAGCGGCGACGCTACGAGGAATTGGctcgagaggcagccccagaattttttgggggagggcacacggggagaggggcggagtcaggtaggagacctgagccaactctccgtgcttaccgtggcgagagagtgacagggcaggcaccgtgttatgcggtgaagcgcacggtgtccccagtgcgcacgcatagcccggtgcgctacatcgcagctcctcgaatcggccgggctagagtgggcatcgagccaggagggatggtgccggctcagcgcatctggtctccagtgcgtctcctcggcccaggTTATacggcaccagccctacgcacggtgtccccgattcgccagcacagcccagtgcggcctgttccaactctccgcacttgccgggctacagggggtatccagccaggacaggTTGTGCAGGCTcgttgctcgagacctccagtgcgcctccacggcccagtgcatccggtgcctcggccagggacaaggcctcctgcatgtctccccaggctggtgagttctgtgcctgtgctaagccctaaccctcctgcatgtctccccagcctggtgagtcctgtgccttctcccagagccaggcctgtgtgcctctccactccagtgatgatccatggcaagaagcctccagtggtgatccatggcacgaagcctccagtgatgatccatggcaagaagcctccagtggtgatccatggcacgaagcttccagtgatgatccatggcacgaagcctccagtgatgatccatggcaagaagcctccagtgatgatccatggcacgaagcctccagtgatgatccatggcaagaagcctccagtggtgatccatggcacgaatcctccagtgatgatccatggcacgaaaactccagtggtgatccatggcacgaagggtctacgtcccgcaccagagcccacccagaccctcccctatagtttCAGGTTTTgtggccagagtccgcacctttgggggggggggggtactgtcacgccctgaccttagagatcctttttatgtctctattttggttggtcagggcgtgagttggggtgggcattctatgttttgttctgtgtgttgtatttctatgtgtttggcctggtatggttcccaatcagaggcagctgtcaatcgttgtcactgattgagaaccatacttaggtagcctgttcccacctgtgtttgtgggtagttgttttctgttttgtgtattgcaccttgcaccttgcgttcgtttgtcgttttgttgttttttgttcaagtattcgcatttattaaaagtatgatgaatacttaccacgctgcaccttggtcttctccttctcccgacgacgttcgttacaataAGCTCAGAAAGAAACTCAAAATCGACCATCACTCAGACGAAGCAGAACCACTCAATTCTGCTGTTATTACCTATCATTTGACTGATTCAATTGGGGTCAACTTGCCCACAAGGGAATGACATGGCTGCCATGTTTCATGTGGTGGGAGCATAGAGAAAAGACATGAGAGTTGGTCCTCAGCAATGAGTCTTTACAAATCTACACGTGTGTCTCAAAtgagtctctccctccctccctctttctccttcccctctctctctttctctctagttccttctttctgtgtctctccctctctctctccctctctccccctggcaTCATGAACTGTGAGAGCCCTGGGAGCATaacgagagagaaggggggggtccCACTCTGGCCAGAGAATGTAGGCCTAGAAATGTAGTTTTAAACAGATGCAGTAATTCCATTTCCACCCTTTTAAATTTGGAAAGCAGGGGGCCCATATGTAATCCAACACCTGCTATCACAGTTACACACAGGGGGCGTTTCAACAGTTGGTTGCTGGACTGCTGCTCTATCTGTCTTTTAATCAATACGGGTCCCTATAGATTCTGATAGacacaggctgtgtcccaaacggcaccctatttccAGTGCCCACAGTGCACTgttatagggaataaggtgctattcGAGACGCACACACAATCAGGGTAACTGATGCGGATCCTCATCTGCTAGTCTCCATTATATTGGCCTATGACCCTGAGACTGGACACCTGTTCTTTTCTGCAACTTTCACCTGCGGTTCAAAGCTTgtgtgcatcctaaatggcaccctctttcctgtatagtgcacaacttttgaatAAGGCACATAAGGCTCTGgttaaaattagtgcactatgtagggaatagagtaccaCTTGGGCACAAACCCCTCTGATGGGGGCAGGGAGacgagaggggaggggaagcaCTCACAGAAATCTATTTAAAATGTCAATGCAGTAGACACAGGCTGGCTTTGGAAGCACGGCTCTGCCAGATTTGCTCAAAACAAAATGCAAGACTGACCACATAAGCAGCATACCTCAATATTTGTAATTATGTGCATGTCACACTGAAAAAAAAACATCCACAGATCTAGTTGTTTCAATTAATTGATATTCAATAACTGGTTCCAAGACTTTTTTTTGTTTACTCAACTTTTCAGTCTAAGTATTACCTGAACTTGACATTTTTAGTTGGCTCAAACTTAGCTCCAACATGAGAAAACTTAGGCAAAATTCAGTCAACTTATAATTTGTCTCATATGTTCATTCAACTAGAAATTATTATTTTGGCATCTTACCTAAAAGGAAGTCTCTGAAACTATTTGAGACTTGGTTTATTGAGTTTTTGCCTGAAATTGCAGTAACAGCCTGAAACTGCCGCAGTCGCTGCATGGCTGCACTGAGCCACGTACAACTGTGGAAGCTCATCCCCACCACCAAAAACATGTCAACTGTAGATCATACAAATGGGATATGTTTCTAAATTTGTAACATTGTGTGGGGATTTGAGTTGTGGGGGGAAATAGTTTTCCTGGGGACCAGAGTTTTCCCTGATCTCGTAGTAGGCTAACCTAACTAACTCAGGACCCTAGTTGTAGCATATGACATAGTAAAAAATCAGCTGTAGAaggtggttttatatgggctgtgATGGGACCAGATTATTTTTCTAATCATGTCATAATTATGGCCCTAGGGAGGATGAAAACATTAAAGCCCTTTACACAGACATAGAGACAACAACTGCGATTGGACAAAAATGAACAGGGCTGAGCTCGCTGTTTGCTGGGTTGCATTGTGTAGGcccttcaaactcaactctggacctcgaagccagttccactgcattttcttCATTGTTACCCTCTAagcagggactgatttagatctgggacaccaggtgtgtgcaattaattatcaggtagaacagaaagccagcaggctctggacctcgtagggtaagagttgaatacctctGTTGTAGGCCTTTGCATCTGTCATTAAAAATATACTAGTAGTATGTCAATACTATTGTGTGTCAATCATTTTGGATTAAAAAGGCCTAGGTAGCCGAGCCACCCGAAGTGTAAATATAAATCAAATTTGCTCACATTCCCATTTTCTCAGAACACAAATAAATGGGCCTATTTTAGGCTATAAATACGTAGCTTAGGATATAAAAACATGACATTACGTTTTCCCTGGCCAGGCCCAGATGGGACAGAGCGCATAGGCTTCTCTAGActacctgcagctgtggttgttatcagtaggctACATTTGATTAGACTGAAGCACTGACTAATTCTGCACCTTATCAAAACATGAGGCATTTTATTGAATTTTTGGGGTGGTGGGTATGGGcttctatatacagtgccttcagaaagtctcatacttcttgacttattccacattttgttgttttgttacagcctgaattcaaagtggattaaataaaacaaattgtctgccccatctacacacaataccccataatgaccaaatgaaaacatgtttttagaaatgcttgctaatttatttcaaatgaaatacataaatatctaatttacataagtattcacaccactgagtcaatactttgtagaagcatctttggcgacgattacagctttgagtcgtcttgggtatgtctgtatcagcttttcTCATCTGGATtcggggattttctcccatttttccttgcagattttctcaaactctgttaagttagatggggagtggtggtgaacagcaatcttcaagtctttccacagattttcagtgggattcaagtctgggctttggctgggccactcaagggctttcacattcttgttctgaagccattccagcattgctttggctgtatgcttcgGGTCCTTTTGGAACGTAAATCTTCACCCCCAGTCTAAGGTCATTTGCACTCTGAAGAGGGTTCTCATTAAGGATTAGCCTTTATTTGGCTTCATTCATTGTTCTCTCTATCCTTTaccagtctcctagtccctgcctctgaaaagcatccccatagcatgatgctgccaccaccatgcttcacggtagggatggtgttaaaTAGGtaatgagctgtgcctggttttctccagacatagagctttgcattcaggccaaagggtaacatatttgtctcatcagaccacagaatattttgccttaTGCTCGCATAGTCTTTCACGTGGCTTTTTGCAAACACCAggcatgctgtcatgtgcctttttctcaggtgTGGCTTCCCTTAGGCCACACTCCCACTAagtccagattggtgaagtgctgtagagactgttgtccttctggcaggttctcccatctcagccaaggaactctgtagttctgttagagtggtcattgggttcttggtctccTGCCTGATCAAGgtcaaggtccttcttgcccggttgctcagtttggtcgaaTAGCCAGCTCTagacagagtctgggtagttccatattttttttatttcccaatgatggagaccactgtgcttttGGAAACTTTCAtcactctagaaattgttttatacccttccctcGATATATGGCTTATTGCAATTTAATCTCAGAGATCtatggacagttccttggacttcatggtatagtttctgctctgacatgcactgtcaactgttatataaacaggtgtgtttctttctaaatcatttccaaacaattgaattggccacaggtggactccaatcaagttgtagtgacatctcaaggatgttcaaAGGAAATTCAGAGCACCTGAACTcgatttggagtgtcatagcaaaggggtgtgaatacttatgtaaatgagatatttctgcattttattttcaataaatgtgcaaaaatgtctaaaaacatgttttcactttgtcattatgggatattgtgtgtagatgggtgagaaaatatatttaatctgttttgaattcaggctataacacaagaaaatgtggaataagtcaaaggttatgaatgctttctgaaggcactgtaaaaccGCACTTATTGGTGAATTCCCTTATACCCACGTTTTCAGTCACAATTTGCTTTTACCACATGTAATGATTTGCATGATATTGATCAAAATTAAGCCTGGTTTGTTGTAATGTAATTTAGGCCTACTGTATTTTGTATTCTATTCTATGAGAGGGTTAATCATTCATTACCTGATGATGTCATGCTGCTATAGCAACTCTGTGCTTTAGTCTTGAAGCTAAAATGTAATGAGTGTAGCCTACAGATGAGAAAATAAACCCTTTAATTGtctgcacatactgtacatgcttgtgaattgttgcattattcaagagtgTTATTTGGTTTGGTTGCATTATTCAATAGTGTAATAATGTTTTAGAAGAAAAGTTTGTCATTGTTGAATAGTTTGTGCTTACTGGCTCCTGGCTACTGTGATATTTACGGTCAATTGGGCTGCGGACCAAGAATGTCGCGTTGCCAACCTCAACGAAAGGTAAGGCAAGGATGTAGTGTGAATTGAAAAGTAGAATTCTCTTTTGCCACCCCACTCAGCAGAATCTCCTTCATATCTCGTAGTGGGAATAGGGCCTTAGACTATTGACACACATCCTCAGCATGTTTGTTAGCCATTGGCAGACATTTCACTCATCACCTCCTCAGCATGGGGCTTATACAAGCACTAAATGAAACAATGGCACCTCAATTAAGACAAACGCCTTTTTCTTTAGTTTAGGACAACCCCCTGTGGTTTCCTAACTATCTCACATTAACCCCCAGGGTCTCCACCCTGCCCTAAAGTTTGAATATTTATCTTTGGTCTATGCCTACTACAGTGTTAAAGGTTTACAATGAATGTGTTCCTTTAAATCACAGATACACCTTCCAATCACAGATAAACCGGTCTTTCTCAAATAATTGTATCCATGATTGACTGAAATGTAAATATCATGTTGAATGTGAAAATGCATACACTGTAGTCTAATAAGGCCTATCGTTACCCAAGGAGTGCAATGCAACGAATCAAATGGCAACAATGTTCTCGGAAGCATATGTTAGTTAATTTAGCCACAATTTAATGTAAAAGTCCAATTCAATTCACTCAATAAACTCCTCCCCCTCATTTAATAACTCGTTATGCGTCGCTTTGTACGGGGGAGGAGGAGTAAACAAAGACCAAGCAATTAAAAATATTCTATAGAGGggaaaatgtaaacaaacacttttGAAAAACACTTGATTGACTTTCCTAGTTCCCCGCCCCTGTCGCTCTGTGATTAGACGCTCCGATAGGGGGAGTGACTTCGCTGCGCCTCCCTCCAGATATATTCCATTAAATGCATTCGCCAACAACTGTTAACATGCAGAGCGAGCGAAATAACGGTGGTGCCAAATGGAGATATCGGTGCGTAAATTATATTCTGTCAGTCAACAGTCCACAGCAGACGGAGAAGAGTGGTAGTTTTTTACAAAATAACGTAAACATAGAATAAGCGGTGTGATGTGTGGATTCCCTAACATTTTTACCAGCCAGAAGACACCCGACGGCTTGCTTATCCCCCAAAACACCGTCAGCGCCAAGGATGAGTTTACCCGCATCTCTGGAATAATCGGACTCTACAGCCTACTTGCAAGCGCAAGTTCGCTGGCACTTTTAAGCAGACGAATTCAACAGTGAATGAGGATGGAGTGCCAGTTGCTGGGGTGGTGCATGCTTTTTGCACTCGTTCTACACAGGTCGAGCTGCGCCGCGGCGAAGGAGCTACAATGCCAGGAGATATCCGTGCCTCTATGCAAAGGAATTGGCTACAACTACACCTACATGCCCAACCAGTTCAATCACGACACACAGGACGAGGCAGGGCTGGAGGTGCACCAGTTTTGGCCCCTGGTGGAAATCAAGTGTTCTCCGGACCTGAAGTTCTTTCTCTGTAGCATGTACACTCCTATTTGCCTGGAGGACTACAAGAAGCCCCTGCCGCCGTGTCGGAGTGTCTGCGAGAGAGCCAAGGCAGGCTGCGCGCCTTTGATGAGGCAGTACGGGTTCCCgtggccagacagaatgagatgCGATGTTTTACCAGTGCAGGGTAACCAAGATACATTGTGTATGGACTATAACAGAAGCGAGACAACGACTGTTTCTCCAGTTGTTGCAAAGCCCACAAACCGCCCCGTTAAACCAATAAACCCACGAAAGAAGAATGGACACGGGCGTTCGAATGTTCCTAGTAAACACAAACCTCCGAGTTCTCCCTGCGAACCCCGGTGTCACTGCCGCGCGCCCATGGTTCAAGTCAACAGTGACAGTCATCCTCTATATAACAGAGTTAAAACGGGACAGACTCTGAACTGTGCCATGCCCTGCCACAATCCTTACTTCTCCCAAGACGAAAGGACATTTACTGCATTCTGGATAGGACTATGGTCCGTGTTATGTTTTATCTCCACTTTTGCAACAGTGGCAACTTTTTTAATCGACATGGAGCGGTTCAAATATCCGGAGCGACCCATTATTTTCCTCTCTGCTTGTTACATGTTTGTCTCCGTCGGCTACATTGTCAGACTAATTGCTGGACATGAACAAGTGGCTTGTAACATGGAGCATGA
This window contains:
- the LOC139550888 gene encoding frizzled-8-like — translated: MRMECQLLGWCMLFALVLHRSSCAAAKELQCQEISVPLCKGIGYNYTYMPNQFNHDTQDEAGLEVHQFWPLVEIKCSPDLKFFLCSMYTPICLEDYKKPLPPCRSVCERAKAGCAPLMRQYGFPWPDRMRCDVLPVQGNQDTLCMDYNRSETTTVSPVVAKPTNRPVKPINPRKKNGHGRSNVPSKHKPPSSPCEPRCHCRAPMVQVNSDSHPLYNRVKTGQTLNCAMPCHNPYFSQDERTFTAFWIGLWSVLCFISTFATVATFLIDMERFKYPERPIIFLSACYMFVSVGYIVRLIAGHEQVACNMEHDTEHIHYETTGPALCTIVFLLIYFFGMASSIWWVILSLTWFLAAGMKWGNEAIASYSQYFHLAAWLIPSMKSIAVLALSSVDGDPVAGICYVGNQNLDNLRGFVLAPLVIYLFIGTMFLLAGFVSLFRIRSVIKQGGTKTDKLERLMIRIGIFTVLYTVPATIIVACYFYEQHNRQTWEITNNCSCLSEHEMQKPDYAVFMLKYFMCLLVGITSGAWVWSGKTLESWRKFCTRCCWASKTTSGSMYSDVSTGLTWRSGTASSASCPKQMPLSRV